The following are encoded together in the Mesoterricola sediminis genome:
- a CDS encoding BaiN/RdsA family NAD(P)/FAD-dependent oxidoreductase: MNVLVAGGGAAGLIAAWRAAGLGHAVTLLEANPRLGIKVRISGGGRCNVTHAGGPAEVLAAFPKAQARFLRPALHAFPGTRLLELLAAEGIRTEARENGRVFPVDGPGSAHRVADALERLARAAGVRIRTGCRVQGLDGTPPRLRALVLEGGARLVADVFILATGGASYPQTGTRGEMAGLLAGLGVPVAPWAPALAPIPLREPRPAWEGVALRGGVLSLRPAAGQRPLARFTGDLLFTRTGVSGPAALELSRETEAARRAGGAWLDVALTASSAEAVEAELLGLQTANPHLGVRTWLGRHLPERLADPALAGLPADQRLKDLPRAGRRALAGLVTAFPLGAPGPVDLAKGEVAAGGVRLAAVDPATLAVRGWENLRVCGELLDIDGPVGGYNLQAAFSTGFLAGSLSPGSS; the protein is encoded by the coding sequence CTGAACGTCCTCGTCGCCGGGGGCGGCGCCGCGGGTCTGATCGCCGCCTGGCGCGCGGCGGGCCTGGGCCATGCGGTCACGCTCCTGGAGGCGAACCCCCGCCTGGGGATCAAGGTGCGCATCAGCGGCGGCGGCCGGTGCAACGTGACCCACGCCGGCGGCCCCGCCGAGGTGCTGGCCGCCTTTCCCAAGGCCCAGGCCCGCTTCCTGCGGCCGGCCCTGCACGCCTTCCCCGGCACCCGGTTGCTGGAGCTTCTGGCCGCGGAGGGCATCCGCACCGAGGCCCGGGAGAACGGACGGGTCTTTCCCGTGGACGGGCCGGGTTCGGCCCACCGGGTGGCGGACGCCCTGGAGCGGCTGGCCCGCGCGGCGGGGGTCCGGATCCGCACCGGCTGCCGGGTCCAGGGCCTGGACGGGACGCCGCCGCGGCTGCGCGCCCTGGTGCTGGAGGGCGGGGCGCGCCTGGTCGCCGATGTTTTCATCCTGGCCACGGGCGGGGCCAGCTACCCCCAGACCGGCACCCGGGGCGAGATGGCCGGCCTCCTGGCGGGCCTCGGCGTGCCCGTCGCCCCCTGGGCGCCGGCCCTGGCGCCCATCCCCCTGCGCGAACCCCGGCCCGCCTGGGAAGGGGTGGCCCTGCGCGGAGGGGTGCTCAGCCTGCGTCCGGCGGCGGGGCAGCGGCCCCTGGCCCGGTTCACCGGGGACCTCCTCTTCACCCGCACCGGGGTCTCCGGACCCGCCGCCCTGGAACTGAGCCGGGAGACGGAGGCCGCCCGCAGGGCGGGCGGAGCCTGGCTGGACGTCGCGCTGACGGCGTCCTCCGCGGAGGCCGTGGAGGCCGAGCTCCTGGGGCTCCAGACGGCCAACCCCCATCTGGGCGTGCGCACCTGGCTGGGGCGCCACCTGCCCGAGCGGCTCGCCGACCCGGCCCTGGCCGGCCTACCGGCGGACCAGCGCCTCAAGGACCTGCCCCGGGCCGGGCGGCGGGCCCTGGCGGGTCTGGTGACGGCCTTCCCCCTGGGCGCGCCCGGCCCCGTGGACCTGGCCAAGGGGGAGGTGGCGGCCGGGGGCGTGCGCCTCGCCGCGGTGGATCCCGCCACCCTGGCCGTGCGTGGGTGGGAGAACCTGCGGGTATGCGGGGAGCTGCTGGACATCGACGGCCCCGTGGGGGGCTACAACCTCCAGGCGGCCTTCAGCACCGGCTTCCTGGCGGGGAGCCTCAGCCCTGGTTCTTCTTGA
- a CDS encoding HAMP domain-containing protein: MDNQEALNAPEPAPEPAPEPPAEPIVEPAEDIQPEGLLKEFRARNEALDTRLNTLLDLVQTIRSEIRLESQTELQRLAKAAEDMANGKIFQQIDIQAKGELGALVQSINSTLLNLQQLDSSVKHQSTQVPELAAQLDAITADTERATQTVMNRLDVLMAASDEAQATIKASVKVLQAVQASQAAFHAQMDGFMQKASQGADPAQLAQEILEFVFEHQMKTPPPAGDLDACLQPLATISDEAFEILNTLQFQDITRQKVEKVVLLLKQFKEGLGRLLAIFNIQGFEGQVSPEGIFERRSTATQERIFETTLEADDKKESVDDIIAQFKKNQG, from the coding sequence ATGGACAACCAGGAAGCTCTCAACGCCCCCGAACCCGCCCCCGAACCCGCCCCCGAGCCCCCTGCCGAGCCCATCGTCGAGCCGGCGGAGGACATCCAGCCCGAAGGGCTGCTGAAGGAATTCCGCGCCCGCAACGAGGCCCTGGACACCCGCCTCAACACCCTCCTCGACCTGGTCCAGACCATCCGGAGCGAGATCCGCCTGGAGAGCCAGACCGAGCTCCAGCGCCTGGCCAAGGCCGCGGAGGACATGGCCAACGGCAAGATCTTCCAGCAGATCGACATCCAGGCCAAGGGCGAGCTCGGGGCCCTGGTGCAGAGCATCAATTCCACCCTGCTCAACCTCCAGCAGCTGGACAGCTCGGTGAAGCACCAGAGCACCCAGGTGCCCGAACTCGCCGCCCAGCTCGACGCCATCACCGCCGACACGGAGCGGGCCACCCAGACCGTCATGAACCGCCTCGACGTGCTCATGGCCGCCAGCGACGAGGCCCAGGCCACCATCAAGGCGTCCGTGAAGGTCCTCCAGGCCGTCCAGGCCTCCCAGGCCGCCTTCCACGCCCAGATGGACGGCTTCATGCAGAAGGCCTCCCAGGGCGCCGATCCGGCCCAGCTGGCCCAGGAGATCCTGGAGTTCGTCTTCGAGCACCAGATGAAGACCCCGCCGCCCGCCGGGGACCTGGACGCCTGCCTCCAGCCCCTCGCCACCATTTCCGACGAGGCCTTCGAGATCCTGAACACCCTTCAATTCCAGGACATCACCCGCCAGAAGGTCGAGAAGGTCGTCCTGCTCCTCAAGCAGTTCAAGGAGGGCCTCGGCCGCCTGCTCGCGATCTTCAACATCCAGGGCTTCGAGGGCCAGGTCTCCCCCGAGGGCATCTTCGAGCGCCGCAGCACCGCCACCCAGGAGCGCATCTTCGAGACGACCCTGGAGGCCGACGACAAGAAGGAAAGCGTCGACGACATCATCGCCCAGTTCAAGAAGAACCAGGGCTGA
- a CDS encoding DUF4388 domain-containing protein, whose amino-acid sequence MSTLRGSLQSISLMDVVQLLGANRKTGKLLVTQGAATGTLYVLNGDVVHAESPEARGESAAFEILEWDRGEFEFVSTKFKAPNTIHRSVPDLLMEAARTSDSRRHLRAIFPSLNVVPWPTLQEPRLTEGLRIFQEDRRCLPFLDGYRTFQEVIAVSEQSEVSVLQACAQLKQAGRLKLLEPDAALRATALKGGIFRRSDHVELAASHEARWKTLGPYGAIARVRILWPEGPAVEQVRFVRDMDDRSIGIPKELMQLWGLPERMDVTVRPAP is encoded by the coding sequence ATGAGCACCCTCCGCGGCAGCCTGCAGAGCATTTCCCTGATGGACGTCGTGCAGCTCCTCGGCGCCAACCGCAAGACCGGGAAGCTGCTGGTCACCCAGGGCGCGGCCACGGGCACCCTCTACGTGCTGAACGGCGACGTCGTCCACGCCGAATCCCCCGAGGCCCGCGGCGAGTCCGCCGCCTTCGAGATCCTGGAGTGGGACCGGGGCGAGTTCGAGTTCGTGAGCACCAAGTTCAAGGCGCCGAACACCATCCACCGCAGCGTGCCCGACCTGCTCATGGAGGCGGCCCGCACCTCGGATTCCCGCCGGCACCTCCGGGCGATCTTCCCGAGCCTGAACGTCGTGCCCTGGCCCACCCTCCAGGAGCCCCGGCTCACCGAGGGCCTGCGGATCTTCCAGGAGGACCGGCGCTGCCTCCCCTTCCTGGACGGCTACCGCACCTTCCAGGAGGTCATCGCCGTCTCCGAGCAGAGCGAGGTGAGCGTGCTCCAGGCCTGCGCCCAGCTCAAGCAGGCGGGACGCCTCAAGCTCCTCGAGCCCGACGCGGCCCTGCGGGCGACGGCCCTCAAGGGCGGCATCTTCCGCAGGTCCGATCATGTGGAACTGGCCGCCTCCCACGAGGCCCGGTGGAAGACCCTGGGGCCCTACGGCGCCATCGCCCGGGTCCGCATCCTCTGGCCCGAGGGGCCGGCGGTGGAGCAGGTGCGCTTCGTCCGGGACATGGACGATCGCAGCATTGGCATTCCAAAAGAACTTATGCAATTGTGGGGTCTGCCCGAACGAATGGACGTAACGGTCCGGCCCGCCCCCTGA
- a CDS encoding pyridoxine 5'-phosphate synthase has protein sequence MAVRLGVNIDHVATIRQARAGREPEPVAAALLAQSAGAHGITVHLRADRRHIQERDVRILREVLAVPLNVECAATAEAMEAVIPIKPAWVTLVPETREELTTQGGLDALFLHAHLRSIIRELHASEIRVSLFIDPVQEQVKMAAKLEAEAVEFNTGIYADITPGADPAPELARLREASRLAAKLGLKVLAGHGLSLQNVGPVAAIPEVEELNIGHAIIGRAILVGLDRAVREMVEAVNEGGL, from the coding sequence GTGGCCGTACGCCTTGGTGTCAACATCGATCATGTCGCGACCATCCGCCAGGCGCGGGCCGGGCGCGAGCCCGAACCTGTCGCCGCGGCCCTGCTGGCGCAGAGCGCGGGCGCCCACGGCATCACCGTGCACCTGCGCGCCGACCGGCGCCACATCCAGGAGCGGGACGTGAGGATCCTCCGCGAGGTGCTGGCGGTGCCCCTCAACGTGGAGTGCGCGGCCACCGCCGAGGCCATGGAGGCCGTCATCCCCATCAAGCCCGCGTGGGTCACCCTCGTCCCCGAGACCCGGGAGGAGCTGACCACCCAGGGGGGCCTGGATGCCCTCTTCCTCCACGCGCACCTGCGCTCCATCATCCGGGAGCTCCACGCCTCCGAGATCCGGGTGAGCCTCTTCATCGACCCCGTCCAGGAGCAGGTGAAGATGGCCGCCAAGCTCGAGGCCGAGGCCGTCGAATTCAACACCGGCATCTACGCCGACATCACGCCGGGCGCGGATCCCGCCCCCGAGCTGGCCCGCCTGCGGGAGGCCAGCCGCCTCGCCGCGAAGCTGGGCCTGAAGGTCCTCGCCGGCCACGGCCTCAGCCTCCAGAACGTGGGCCCCGTGGCCGCGATCCCCGAGGTCGAGGAGCTCAACATCGGCCACGCCATCATCGGCAGGGCCATCCTCGTGGGTCTGGACAGGGCCGTGCGGGAGATGGTCGAGGCCGTCAACGAAGGCGGGCTGTGA